The genomic window CTCACAGAAATTGTAATTAGTACCGCCTCGAGATCCACTGACAAAGATCGTCCCCGTGAAGCAATTTCGACTGTACCAATCTAAGCCAATTATTTTCATGGGGTTACATCAAGTCCCCGGTCCGGTCAACTTGACCGAGACCTTTGGAATCCGGGGTGCATCAAACAGGGCAGGCTGCGATGATCGCGGTCGATAAATCTCCGGAGGATCTAATCATGAAAAAGAATAATAAGAAAGGTTTCTCGCTCCTAGAACTGCTGATCGTCGTAGCGATCATCCTGATCATTGCCACGATCGCCATCCCCAGCTTGCTGCGTTCGCGTCAATCAACCAACGAATCAGCAGCAGTGGGCGATTTGCGAACAATTAACACGGCCGAAGTGACTTATTCTTCGTCCAACTCCCAGCAATACGCCTCATTGGCTGACCTGATGACGGCTGGCATGCTGGACGGTCGGTTTGCCGGTGTGGCCGCGGCTCCTGGACTTCATGGGCAGGTTTATGCGGAAGATGCAGCGGTAACGGATAAAGGAGGCAGCGGTGCTGATGTTGGTGGAGCGGTCCCAACTGCCTACGGCATTGCTCAAACTCCTATCGTTGGTAATGCGCGTTATGGTTACATAACGGGCACTGATGCTGTGGTTCGATACAATGTGACTGATGGCTCGGCGGCATTCCCGACCGGTAAGGCGCAATTCGATCCAGTTCAGTAAAGGATGCACGGCTTCAACTCCAGGCGATGGTCCCGAGGAATCGGGACCATCGCTTTTTTTTGTAACAGGGACTGACACCTTTTCGCTCGACTGTTTTGAAAGTTCCCTGAATCCAGGTGTCTGTCCCTTGTCAGGATTTGCCGTGAGCAAAGGGGACAGACACCCGCCTTGTTGGCATTCTTCCGGATTTGTTTGCGAGAAGGTGTCAGTCCCCAAGACAGGGACAGACACCTATTCGCTCGACCGTTTTGAAAGTTTCTGGAATCCAGGTGTCTGTCCCTTGTCGCAAAAATCCTGCGCGAGTAAAAGCAGAATCCCCTGAAAAAAACTAATTGATTGCTGTTGAATGATTCTTAATCTTCTCATAAAATAGTCCTGTTCACCCCCATACCACCAAAGGGAC from Terriglobia bacterium includes these protein-coding regions:
- a CDS encoding prepilin-type N-terminal cleavage/methylation domain-containing protein; the encoded protein is MKKNNKKGFSLLELLIVVAIILIIATIAIPSLLRSRQSTNESAAVGDLRTINTAEVTYSSSNSQQYASLADLMTAGMLDGRFAGVAAAPGLHGQVYAEDAAVTDKGGSGADVGGAVPTAYGIAQTPIVGNARYGYITGTDAVVRYNVTDGSAAFPTGKAQFDPVQ